A genomic window from Clostridium aceticum includes:
- a CDS encoding MATE family efflux transporter: MKEAKTMTAKEDRTMILESMPVKKAIWALALPTMVAMLIQVIYNMTDTFFIGKLNDPNMVAAISISMPIFMIIQAFGNIFAIGGASLISRLLGKGEKENASQAGAISFWSALAVCTMVSIIGLLFIEPILMFCGASENTIGYGKSYLMIMMLGSPFIGMQMAMGGLLRSEGATKESMIGMMAGSMLNILLDPIFILVLNMGVAGAAVATTIGNIVGFTYYIIFYLKKKGIISISYKHFTFDRHIFAEIFKIGIPASIGMILMSIGMAVANIFAAGFSDDVVAANGVVMRIASTAVMLCIGLAQGCQPLMGYSYGAKKYDRLLETIKRAIIVGTIMCTGFAGIFVAFSETWIKIFINDAVVIELGVKILRVLVVSMPLLGVQMVLMIMFQSLGRTVESLIISLGRQGLFYIPALVIFSSLWGFNGFIFALPAADFATTFLSLTLFFMMRKKMQIPSKEMMREAKSA; encoded by the coding sequence TTGAAGGAAGCAAAAACAATGACTGCGAAGGAAGATAGAACAATGATTTTAGAGTCTATGCCTGTAAAGAAAGCCATATGGGCCTTAGCACTTCCCACCATGGTGGCTATGTTGATTCAAGTGATTTATAACATGACAGATACTTTTTTTATCGGGAAATTAAATGATCCCAATATGGTAGCTGCCATCTCTATATCCATGCCTATTTTCATGATTATACAGGCATTTGGTAATATATTTGCCATAGGAGGAGCCTCCTTAATATCTAGGTTACTAGGAAAAGGAGAAAAAGAAAATGCTAGTCAAGCAGGAGCAATTTCCTTTTGGTCTGCTTTGGCAGTTTGTACTATGGTATCTATCATAGGCCTTTTGTTTATTGAGCCTATATTAATGTTTTGTGGGGCCAGTGAAAATACCATAGGTTATGGCAAAAGCTATTTGATGATCATGATGCTGGGAAGCCCCTTTATTGGTATGCAGATGGCAATGGGAGGATTATTGCGATCAGAAGGTGCTACAAAGGAATCCATGATTGGTATGATGGCAGGTTCTATGTTAAATATCCTGCTAGATCCAATTTTTATTTTAGTATTAAATATGGGGGTTGCGGGAGCAGCTGTAGCAACCACCATCGGTAATATTGTTGGATTCACATACTATATTATTTTTTACTTAAAGAAAAAAGGTATTATATCTATTTCCTATAAACATTTTACCTTTGATAGGCATATATTTGCAGAAATATTTAAGATTGGTATTCCCGCTTCTATTGGAATGATTCTAATGAGCATCGGTATGGCAGTAGCAAACATTTTTGCAGCTGGTTTTAGTGATGATGTTGTAGCGGCCAATGGGGTGGTTATGCGGATTGCTAGTACAGCAGTAATGCTATGTATAGGGCTAGCTCAGGGATGTCAACCTCTCATGGGTTATAGTTATGGTGCTAAGAAATATGACCGTCTGCTGGAGACGATAAAAAGGGCTATTATCGTCGGGACGATTATGTGTACTGGTTTTGCTGGGATATTTGTAGCATTTTCTGAGACTTGGATTAAAATATTTATCAATGATGCTGTAGTGATAGAACTGGGGGTAAAAATCTTAAGAGTCCTAGTAGTGTCTATGCCTTTACTGGGGGTGCAAATGGTACTTATGATTATGTTTCAATCCCTTGGCAGAACAGTAGAATCCTTAATCATATCTCTTGGGAGACAGGGGTTATTTTACATTCCTGCATTAGTTATTTTTAGTTCACTATGGGGGTTTAATGGTTTTATTTTTGCTTTGCCGGCAGCAGACTTTGCTACTACATTTCTTTCTTTAACACTGTTTTTTATGATGAGAAAAAAGATGCAGATACCTTCTAAAGAAATGATGAGGGAGGCAAAATCCGCATAA
- a CDS encoding ABC transporter ATP-binding protein yields MIKVMNIKKKFYDKKHGDFYAVDDVSFQIEKGEIFGLLGPNGAGKTTLLRIMATIMQQSTGQIIVNGYDTKEQPEEVKKSIGFLSGNTKLYKKLTPVETMKFFGKFYDIPKKVMEKRIEEIIYSLQMQDFKDRIIEKLSTGQVQKTSIARCMIHDPNIYILDEPTLGLDILTSRTIIDFIKKKKEEGKTIIFSTHYMEEADSLCDRIALIHKGKIIETGRIEDLKEKTRQTNIRDIFLTYIDRRDGVYELPEN; encoded by the coding sequence ATGATAAAAGTAATGAATATCAAAAAAAAATTTTATGATAAAAAACATGGAGACTTCTATGCAGTAGATGACGTTAGTTTCCAGATAGAAAAGGGAGAGATATTTGGGTTGTTAGGTCCTAATGGAGCAGGTAAAACTACTCTCCTTAGAATTATGGCTACCATTATGCAGCAATCTACAGGGCAAATTATTGTCAATGGTTATGATACAAAAGAACAGCCGGAGGAAGTAAAAAAGTCCATTGGTTTCTTGTCGGGTAATACGAAGCTCTATAAAAAGTTAACACCAGTTGAAACCATGAAGTTTTTTGGAAAATTCTATGATATACCTAAAAAGGTCATGGAAAAAAGAATAGAGGAGATTATATATAGTCTGCAAATGCAGGATTTTAAAGACAGAATAATAGAAAAGTTATCCACCGGTCAGGTGCAAAAAACATCTATAGCAAGGTGCATGATTCATGATCCAAATATATATATACTGGACGAACCTACCTTAGGACTGGACATTCTTACCAGCAGAACCATCATAGACTTTATTAAAAAGAAAAAGGAAGAAGGGAAGACGATTATTTTTTCAACTCACTATATGGAGGAAGCAGATTCCTTATGTGATAGGATTGCTTTGATCCATAAAGGGAAAATAATAGAAACAGGAAGGATAGAAGACCTTAAAGAAAAAACAAGACAAACAAATATAAGAGATATATTTTTAACGTATATAGACAGGAGAGATGGGGTATATGAGCTTCCAGAAAATTAA
- a CDS encoding family 10 glycosylhydrolase, translating into MIKGNLNKLISICIVIMLMVAALPIHGFAASNPWDPYNRYLPNQTPTAKRHLRGTWVSTVVNLDWPSVETRNIGNDNQRIQKSKEEFIAILDKAVEMNMNAVFFQVSAEGDAFYKSNIVPWSRYLTGTFGKDPGFDPLAFAIEEAHKRNLELHAWFNPYRISMNTSDSTIASLNINKSVYKEHPEWIRTSMSRFVVDPGIPEAREWVMKRVMEVVNNYDIDGVHFDDYFYYESYLGELQDQDTFSKYNLGQFSNLGDWRRNNTYLLVKELSNKITTTKPWVKFGISPAAVWANKRDGHSSGSNTSAGLPNYDRSFADTKKWVQEELIDYIAPQIYFTFANPSAPYGEVAEWWSNVIKGRNVHLYIGQALYKVNDNADQYFLGNDAVEEFIRQHKYNVVKPEVMGSIMFRFQNFNDPNKQQVVNMIKEDLWSTRSLVPVMPWKGGKAPQSPTQGRIEALSNGIRLSWVDKDPNTAYYAIYRIDKNSKIDVESDESAAKLVTTVRKSNKDIQEFVDRGNNDPSKVAYVVTALDRLHNESKELIISIDQSTYFSDVKDQYAWAIKAIDGLYERGIVSGMGDGRFAPQNNVTRADFLIMVMKSYGIELDAQITDNFLDAGNKYYTSYLGTAKRLGLVSGVGDNLYLPEATITRQDMFVILYKVLDKLEQLPEEMRSGRSLDNFNDTGEIANYAVEAMKCFVETGMIQGDGVHLRPRATSTRAEAVQVLYNLLFK; encoded by the coding sequence TTGATTAAAGGTAACTTAAATAAGCTTATCAGTATTTGTATTGTTATTATGCTGATGGTGGCTGCTCTGCCTATCCATGGTTTTGCAGCATCAAACCCATGGGATCCATACAACCGATACTTACCAAATCAAACACCGACTGCCAAAAGACACCTCAGAGGAACTTGGGTTTCTACTGTTGTAAATCTGGACTGGCCATCAGTGGAAACTAGAAACATAGGAAACGATAACCAACGCATCCAAAAAAGTAAGGAAGAGTTTATTGCTATCTTGGACAAAGCAGTTGAGATGAATATGAACGCTGTTTTCTTTCAAGTGAGTGCTGAGGGAGATGCTTTTTACAAATCTAATATTGTACCTTGGTCCCGTTATCTTACAGGAACCTTTGGTAAGGACCCTGGCTTTGACCCCTTAGCTTTTGCTATAGAGGAGGCCCATAAACGAAACCTTGAACTTCATGCATGGTTTAATCCCTACAGAATATCAATGAATACAAGTGATTCTACGATAGCCTCCCTTAACATAAATAAAAGTGTTTACAAGGAACATCCAGAATGGATTAGGACCTCCATGTCTAGATTTGTTGTAGACCCAGGTATTCCTGAAGCAAGGGAGTGGGTAATGAAAAGAGTTATGGAGGTAGTAAATAATTACGATATCGATGGTGTGCACTTTGACGATTATTTCTATTACGAAAGTTACTTAGGGGAATTACAAGATCAAGATACCTTTAGCAAATATAACTTAGGTCAGTTTTCAAATCTAGGAGATTGGAGAAGAAACAATACTTATTTGTTGGTAAAGGAGCTTTCAAATAAAATAACAACAACAAAGCCTTGGGTAAAGTTTGGTATAAGCCCTGCGGCGGTCTGGGCCAATAAAAGGGACGGACATTCTAGTGGTTCCAATACCAGTGCTGGTCTCCCTAACTATGATAGAAGCTTTGCAGACACGAAAAAATGGGTACAAGAGGAGCTGATCGATTATATCGCTCCACAGATCTATTTTACCTTTGCTAACCCCAGTGCTCCCTATGGGGAAGTTGCTGAATGGTGGTCCAACGTTATAAAAGGAAGAAATGTACATCTGTATATAGGACAGGCGCTTTATAAGGTAAATGACAATGCCGATCAATATTTTCTGGGAAATGATGCTGTTGAAGAATTTATCCGACAACATAAATATAATGTTGTCAAGCCTGAAGTAATGGGCAGCATCATGTTTAGATTTCAAAATTTTAATGATCCCAATAAGCAGCAGGTAGTAAATATGATCAAGGAGGATTTATGGTCAACAAGATCCTTGGTTCCTGTTATGCCTTGGAAGGGAGGGAAGGCTCCTCAAAGTCCTACTCAGGGCAGGATAGAGGCTCTTTCAAATGGAATAAGGCTTTCATGGGTTGATAAAGATCCCAATACAGCTTACTATGCAATTTATCGAATAGATAAAAATAGTAAAATAGACGTTGAATCTGATGAAAGTGCTGCAAAGCTAGTAACAACTGTAAGAAAAAGCAATAAGGATATTCAGGAATTTGTAGATAGAGGGAATAATGATCCTAGTAAGGTAGCCTATGTAGTTACTGCCCTTGACAGACTTCATAATGAAAGTAAAGAGCTTATCATTAGTATAGATCAGTCCACCTATTTTTCCGATGTGAAGGATCAATACGCTTGGGCGATTAAGGCTATTGATGGTCTCTATGAAAGAGGTATAGTAAGTGGCATGGGGGATGGAAGATTTGCTCCACAAAACAACGTGACCCGTGCTGATTTCCTAATTATGGTGATGAAATCCTATGGTATAGAGCTGGACGCTCAGATCACTGATAATTTCCTTGATGCCGGAAATAAGTATTATACCAGCTACCTTGGAACAGCAAAAAGACTTGGACTTGTATCAGGGGTAGGGGATAATCTCTATCTACCTGAAGCAACAATAACACGTCAGGATATGTTTGTTATCCTCTACAAAGTATTAGACAAGTTGGAACAACTTCCAGAGGAGATGCGCAGCGGTAGATCTCTTGATAACTTCAATGATACAGGAGAGATTGCGAACTATGCAGTAGAAGCGATGAAATGCTTTGTAGAAACTGGAATGATTCAAGGGGATGGTGTACACCTAAGGCCTAGGGCCACTTCTACAAGGGCAGAAGCAGTACAGGTACTGTATAATCTGCTTTTTAAGTAA
- a CDS encoding MarR family winged helix-turn-helix transcriptional regulator — translation MSTAEEKIAELAGLLPMFIGTLLEGSEVNTLVKLNISEERTLMSLLREEGSPMTEYSKKVGLTKGSFTTVADRLEGKGLIKRTSVCDDRRKNALFLTEEGKKVAKEIDAYFKQHISKKVAQLEKEDIHHLKNALETMEAIMKKLKERKE, via the coding sequence ATGTCTACTGCTGAAGAAAAAATTGCTGAATTAGCAGGTCTACTACCGATGTTTATCGGAACTTTATTAGAAGGAAGTGAAGTAAATACATTAGTAAAATTAAATATTAGCGAAGAAAGAACCCTCATGTCTCTTCTTAGAGAAGAAGGTAGTCCCATGACAGAATATAGTAAAAAAGTAGGGCTTACAAAGGGATCCTTTACTACAGTAGCAGATCGTTTAGAGGGAAAAGGACTGATTAAAAGAACATCCGTATGTGATGACAGGAGAAAAAACGCTTTATTCCTTACTGAAGAAGGAAAAAAAGTGGCAAAAGAAATAGATGCTTACTTTAAACAACATATTTCAAAAAAAGTAGCACAGTTAGAAAAGGAAGATATTCATCACCTTAAAAATGCTTTGGAAACCATGGAAGCTATTATGAAAAAATTAAAAGAAAGAAAGGAATGA
- a CDS encoding CBS domain-containing protein — protein MALVAKHIMIKDIICISEDSSTYEAIEILVSSEANCIHVLNSEGLLVGIVTETDLVYVDKKLNASVHYAYTELDVQIDTRALNTDLDRFKSIKIKDVMTTKLVTVKEDTPLEKIIDIIINKGIKTIPVVRDSKVIGMISRKNILKYYLR, from the coding sequence ATGGCATTAGTGGCAAAGCATATAATGATAAAGGATATTATTTGTATAAGTGAGGATAGTAGTACTTATGAGGCAATAGAAATATTAGTGTCTAGTGAAGCAAATTGTATACATGTTCTTAATAGCGAAGGCCTTTTGGTAGGAATCGTAACGGAGACAGATCTGGTGTATGTAGATAAAAAATTAAATGCATCAGTACACTATGCCTACACAGAATTAGACGTTCAAATTGATACAAGAGCTCTAAATACAGATTTAGATAGGTTTAAAAGTATTAAAATAAAGGATGTTATGACAACGAAACTAGTGACAGTAAAAGAAGATACACCTCTAGAAAAAATAATAGATATTATTATTAATAAAGGAATTAAAACCATTCCTGTGGTAAGAGATTCGAAGGTGATTGGTATGATCAGCAGAAAAAATATTCTTAAATATTATTTAAGATAA
- a CDS encoding ABC transporter permease — protein MGYMSFQKINLIWSKEMKSLFRDKKALLTIFLPILIYPVIMIFFIGFSTIVQSNLDENMSIIAIEGTVNEAFVKVLREDEKIKIVSLSSEEDMDQINEGNLHAIITMTLNDNIESYTVNYNSTIEASERAANRVRGSYRSYEEKVKEDKFNHRNIDKKIKDIVSIEMIEMSETGDASARILSMLLGTLVPFILIIYSIIGTYTIASDLSAGEKERETLETIFSVPAKRFEIIMGKLFACVTVGMISGLVNIVAMFPLLYVLLKSIADLNVSLSVYLVLFLFMMLLPIMIMASAFLIGIGLFAKTYQEAQNYGSVFLILFMFPCYLALIPDIEITTLTLFIPITNAILVMREAFLGDYNLVNIGITLLMNLAISAIAIVTMKGLFKSDWVIFRGEKG, from the coding sequence ATGGGGTATATGAGCTTCCAGAAAATTAACTTAATATGGAGCAAAGAAATGAAATCTCTATTTAGGGATAAAAAAGCTCTGCTCACTATATTCTTACCGATTCTTATTTATCCAGTCATCATGATATTTTTTATAGGCTTTTCTACGATAGTGCAGTCAAATTTAGATGAAAATATGAGTATTATCGCTATAGAAGGTACAGTAAACGAGGCTTTTGTAAAAGTACTAAGAGAAGATGAAAAGATAAAGATTGTCAGTTTATCTTCAGAGGAGGATATGGATCAGATCAATGAAGGAAATTTACACGCGATAATTACTATGACACTAAATGATAATATAGAGAGCTATACAGTAAACTATAATTCAACAATAGAAGCAAGCGAAAGAGCTGCCAATAGAGTTAGAGGAAGCTATAGATCTTATGAAGAAAAAGTAAAAGAAGATAAGTTTAATCATAGGAATATAGACAAAAAAATAAAAGATATTGTTTCTATCGAAATGATAGAAATGTCAGAAACCGGAGACGCTTCAGCTAGAATCTTGTCCATGCTGCTAGGCACACTGGTACCATTTATATTAATCATCTACTCTATCATTGGTACCTACACTATAGCTTCAGATTTAAGTGCAGGAGAAAAAGAGAGAGAAACACTAGAAACAATATTTTCCGTCCCAGCAAAAAGGTTTGAAATCATCATGGGAAAACTCTTTGCCTGTGTCACAGTGGGAATGATCAGTGGACTTGTGAATATTGTAGCCATGTTTCCACTCTTATATGTATTGTTAAAGAGTATTGCAGATCTAAATGTTTCTTTATCTGTGTACTTAGTTTTGTTTCTGTTTATGATGCTTTTGCCTATAATGATTATGGCTAGTGCTTTTTTAATAGGCATAGGTCTATTTGCAAAGACTTATCAAGAAGCCCAGAACTATGGCTCAGTATTTTTGATTTTATTTATGTTCCCTTGCTATCTTGCCCTTATTCCAGACATTGAGATCACAACCCTCACTCTATTTATACCTATAACAAATGCTATATTGGTGATGAGGGAGGCGTTTTTGGGGGATTACAACTTAGTCAATATAGGTATCACACTGTTGATGAATTTGGCAATATCGGCGATAGCTATTGTAACCATGAAGGGACTTTTTAAATCAGATTGGGTGATTTTCAGAGGGGAAAAAGGATAG
- a CDS encoding stalk domain-containing protein, with protein MIKSNFKKAAVIGMCCTMISSGAVSAMPRDIASNRILPSIEIGIESHLLEKQKEIDQYVFVTHVEEIAEAGFTVTHTGPRENYVEVGILPYDETNANYLYQLFGKEQVSVVEGIQAVTLPIDQLPYQSNVVIEDRGVEIQVNGRKIQTSVKPFIQENRTLIPLRGVMEELGAKVEWHPEERIVKVLTEDVNIELAVGENTAKIVKNINGTYKEETLKLEVPAKIVEGRTFIPGRFVTESLGAKVEWDSVLRIMKIKTNANMDIPSVEKIIDFEIVASEIIEENKLVSKWYQDNLATEGIYSLTDGEWKYILVAAGEKPTGGYNLQIDSITEVIPKTAYVYATLRYPDKGDFVTQALTYPHAVVRFHKGDIEKVQGDLVELQQDGDDIIQDEIGESLEEMGKMIPIDSIQEMKLYSLMQEEIKTFTAEEIDEIVNQLNTSPTYNGAYILMLAGNNIRITLEGGDSIQLTSYGFKDHVIMAGEVDGKHISYCIVSPEVGSILLSNIDL; from the coding sequence ATGATTAAATCAAATTTTAAAAAGGCTGCTGTAATTGGGATGTGTTGCACAATGATTTCGTCGGGTGCTGTTTCAGCTATGCCAAGGGATATTGCATCAAATAGAATCCTGCCAAGTATAGAAATAGGAATAGAAAGTCATCTGTTAGAAAAACAGAAGGAGATTGATCAATATGTTTTTGTTACCCATGTTGAAGAAATCGCTGAGGCAGGCTTTACTGTAACCCATACAGGACCTAGGGAAAACTATGTTGAGGTAGGGATTTTACCTTATGATGAAACCAATGCCAATTATCTTTATCAGCTATTTGGAAAAGAACAAGTAAGCGTTGTTGAAGGGATACAAGCGGTCACATTACCGATAGACCAATTACCCTATCAAAGTAATGTGGTAATAGAGGATAGAGGTGTGGAGATTCAAGTAAACGGTCGAAAAATACAAACAAGTGTAAAGCCATTTATTCAAGAGAATCGAACATTAATACCTTTACGAGGAGTTATGGAGGAGTTGGGAGCAAAGGTCGAGTGGCATCCAGAGGAAAGGATTGTCAAAGTACTTACAGAGGATGTAAATATCGAATTAGCTGTAGGTGAAAATACTGCAAAGATAGTAAAAAATATTAATGGAACATACAAGGAAGAAACCTTAAAATTAGAAGTTCCAGCAAAAATTGTGGAGGGGCGTACCTTTATTCCTGGCAGGTTTGTTACCGAAAGCTTAGGAGCAAAGGTGGAATGGGATAGTGTGTTGCGTATAATGAAAATTAAAACTAATGCTAATATGGATATACCTTCTGTTGAAAAGATAATAGACTTCGAGATAGTAGCATCTGAAATCATTGAGGAAAATAAGCTTGTATCAAAATGGTATCAAGATAACCTAGCTACAGAGGGGATTTATTCTCTGACAGATGGAGAGTGGAAGTATATCCTAGTGGCAGCTGGAGAGAAACCAACTGGAGGTTATAATCTGCAAATAGATAGTATTACTGAGGTAATACCAAAAACAGCCTATGTTTACGCTACATTAAGATATCCAGACAAAGGAGACTTTGTCACCCAGGCATTGACCTATCCACATGCTGTAGTCAGATTTCATAAGGGTGATATAGAGAAAGTCCAAGGGGACTTGGTAGAGCTGCAACAGGATGGTGATGACATAATTCAAGATGAAATTGGTGAGTCATTAGAAGAAATGGGAAAAATGATACCTATTGATTCTATTCAAGAAATGAAACTATATAGTTTGATGCAAGAAGAAATAAAGACCTTTACCGCAGAAGAGATAGATGAAATAGTTAATCAATTAAATACAAGCCCAACCTATAATGGAGCATATATTCTTATGCTGGCGGGGAATAACATAAGAATAACTTTAGAGGGGGGAGATAGTATCCAACTGACTAGCTACGGTTTTAAAGATCACGTTATCATGGCAGGAGAAGTAGATGGTAAGCATATATCCTATTGCATTGTAAGTCCAGAAGTTGGTAGTATTCTTTTAAGTAACATAGATTTATAA
- a CDS encoding ABC transporter permease subunit/CPBP intramembrane protease, whose amino-acid sequence MNFFVVKNLFKKEILALSRNKRVLLGLILPVLLVPILFHGYNQVKDITTRGSEEALSRIYFVGDMPSEVKDFIKEDARLETITNIDDYEKEIRNQNLDLALEYIYSDDTHKFQLKYDSGRSGGRRASERIENYLLDFKESEQLRLLSLANEDASILNPINLEMKDIAKQEELLKHSLSNIIPLLLTLYALLSVVNFAIELTTAEKESGTLETLFSVPIKRKELVVAKLMACVLFGIAAMVLSLLVLLILMPRMVDTGILHLAAEPSTIITLLFTLLPLVVMGAGVSIGVGMFANSYKESGAYITPLVFIFMIPAYIGSTPGLELNSFYAVLPILNSTLLIKSVFVGGVSINLLAITLVTNTLFSVLSLTFMFKVFGTEKLLFGMGKGTSFKLKRKELKARDLIEVEDIFISLAIIVILSIYMSIALAEPLGIVENTLFIQYVIFAAIPIGIIWYLKASQKKSLGLKKPSAEKILGGVFLWVAAFSLILIYQIIITPYIPQAPTLVELEAQLNALSPLSRFFFIAVTPGICEEILFRGFAFRPLEKNFGPKWAILITSVIFAVVHLDFVRLLPTFLLGLVFGYLAYKTGSLYPSIFLHILNNGFAIFTPIDMPVSILNLSILFIISFMIGYKILEKKENYLT is encoded by the coding sequence ATGAACTTTTTCGTAGTAAAAAATTTATTTAAAAAAGAAATTCTTGCACTTTCAAGAAATAAAAGAGTATTGCTAGGATTGATTCTTCCCGTCTTATTGGTGCCAATATTATTTCACGGTTATAATCAAGTGAAAGATATTACCACAAGAGGCTCTGAAGAAGCGTTAAGCAGAATCTATTTTGTAGGAGATATGCCTAGTGAAGTAAAAGATTTTATAAAAGAGGATGCTAGACTTGAGACAATAACGAATATAGATGATTATGAGAAGGAAATTAGAAATCAAAATTTAGATTTGGCTTTGGAATATATTTATTCGGACGATACCCATAAGTTTCAACTCAAATATGATTCTGGAAGAAGCGGCGGAAGAAGAGCCAGTGAAAGAATTGAAAACTATTTACTAGATTTCAAGGAGTCGGAACAATTAAGACTATTAAGTCTTGCCAATGAAGATGCATCAATACTAAATCCAATAAACCTAGAAATGAAGGATATTGCAAAGCAAGAAGAGCTTTTAAAGCATTCTTTAAGTAATATCATTCCGCTTTTATTAACTTTGTATGCCTTACTATCCGTAGTTAACTTTGCTATTGAATTAACCACAGCAGAAAAGGAATCAGGAACATTAGAGACATTATTTTCTGTTCCTATAAAAAGGAAAGAACTGGTGGTGGCCAAATTAATGGCCTGTGTATTATTTGGTATAGCGGCTATGGTTTTAAGCTTATTGGTACTCCTCATACTTATGCCAAGGATGGTAGACACAGGTATACTACATTTAGCAGCAGAACCTTCTACTATAATTACATTGTTATTTACTTTGCTTCCTCTTGTAGTAATGGGGGCGGGGGTAAGTATAGGAGTGGGCATGTTTGCAAATAGCTATAAAGAGTCAGGAGCTTATATAACACCTCTGGTTTTTATTTTTATGATACCAGCCTATATAGGCAGTACTCCAGGTTTAGAGCTAAATTCTTTTTATGCTGTCCTTCCTATTCTAAATTCTACCCTCCTTATAAAATCGGTGTTTGTAGGAGGGGTAAGTATAAACTTGTTAGCTATTACCCTTGTTACAAACACTTTGTTTTCAGTATTGAGTCTTACATTTATGTTTAAAGTGTTTGGAACAGAAAAATTATTATTTGGAATGGGTAAAGGAACCTCCTTTAAGCTAAAAAGAAAAGAATTAAAAGCAAGAGATTTGATAGAGGTAGAAGACATATTTATAAGTCTAGCTATAATTGTAATACTAAGTATATATATGAGTATTGCATTAGCAGAGCCCTTGGGAATAGTAGAAAATACGTTGTTTATTCAGTATGTTATATTTGCTGCTATACCTATAGGAATCATATGGTATCTTAAAGCATCACAAAAGAAAAGCTTAGGACTTAAAAAACCTTCTGCAGAAAAGATATTGGGTGGTGTTTTTCTTTGGGTAGCAGCCTTTAGCTTAATACTGATATATCAAATAATTATAACACCCTATATACCACAAGCCCCTACTTTAGTAGAGTTAGAAGCTCAGCTTAATGCTCTAAGCCCCTTAAGTAGATTCTTTTTTATAGCAGTTACTCCTGGGATATGTGAAGAGATATTGTTTAGAGGATTTGCATTTAGACCTTTAGAAAAAAACTTTGGTCCCAAATGGGCAATTCTTATAACATCTGTGATCTTTGCAGTGGTGCATTTAGATTTTGTTAGGTTACTGCCTACGTTTTTACTGGGTTTGGTTTTTGGATATTTAGCCTATAAAACAGGATCTCTTTATCCATCCATATTTCTGCATATACTCAACAATGGGTTTGCGATATTCACTCCTATTGACATGCCGGTAAGCATATTAAATTTATCCATTTTATTCATTATATCTTTTATGATAGGATATAAAATACTAGAAAAAAAAGAAAACTATCTTACATGA
- a CDS encoding DUF5658 family protein: MTFIKNCSLESIKSKLLILYLLNVTDIIFTLLLLRTGLYIEINAFMASVVESPIASLLLKIILPAVLLIMIYFRIQKATAEQLKKSNLLISGAIAVYALINLSHLLWFAILPVLLDNPLFLPLLKKH, from the coding sequence ATGACTTTTATAAAGAACTGTTCTCTTGAAAGTATAAAAAGCAAACTTTTAATACTTTATCTGCTGAATGTAACAGATATCATCTTTACTCTTTTGCTTTTGCGGACTGGCTTGTACATAGAAATTAATGCTTTTATGGCTAGCGTCGTAGAAAGTCCTATCGCTAGTCTTCTACTGAAGATTATATTGCCTGCTGTTCTTCTTATAATGATATATTTCAGAATCCAGAAAGCAACAGCAGAACAACTAAAAAAGTCTAATCTTCTTATCAGTGGAGCCATAGCAGTATATGCTCTAATTAATCTATCCCATCTCCTTTGGTTTGCTATACTTCCCGTTTTGCTAGATAATCCTTTGTTCTTACCTTTGCTAAAAAAACATTGA